One Candidatus Delongbacteria bacterium genomic window carries:
- a CDS encoding fibronectin type III domain-containing protein: MIYNCSADNGGGVFHHVPTHESQNPWYDIEVSRSTICNNTGRLVNTVGGVKFDYASILHEHSNIFWGNTGTEGTVSSSQIWGNGPNYHGWSDIQGWTSGVNGLINEDPQFLLETEGDFRLASTSPCIDAGQTGLLDPDGAQIEMGAEQYCESSSLAFTTPELITTEPGQGADFQLDLWATCRLVDVDSLTISGSSFYLSSGLSVVQPMVSNYVGLVFAPIVQGVHRDTLHVWADTDSSNTDNPRHHTIPLVGEAGPIPLPVMDLSISILPDDSARLEWSPVTETIYGNPVVPDYYLIFYNELDPQVEAYWYYQGATETPGYTHFLVTRFRSLMSYRVVAWKGINPGLLGFLPGDPINRLYDLSTQHN; encoded by the coding sequence GTGATCTACAACTGCAGTGCGGATAACGGCGGAGGCGTCTTTCATCATGTGCCGACACATGAATCACAAAATCCTTGGTACGATATAGAAGTATCCAGATCTACAATATGCAACAATACTGGCAGACTGGTCAATACGGTTGGAGGAGTGAAATTTGATTATGCTTCAATCTTGCATGAGCATTCAAACATATTTTGGGGAAATACTGGTACTGAAGGAACTGTGTCTTCAAGTCAAATTTGGGGCAACGGCCCCAACTACCATGGGTGGAGTGACATTCAAGGATGGACGAGCGGAGTAAACGGATTGATCAACGAGGACCCGCAATTCTTGCTTGAAACTGAAGGTGATTTTCGTCTTGCCAGTACTTCGCCGTGTATCGACGCAGGACAAACAGGTTTGTTGGATCCAGATGGAGCACAAATCGAGATGGGGGCAGAGCAGTATTGCGAATCGTCAAGTCTGGCGTTCACTACACCGGAATTGATCACTACAGAACCAGGACAGGGTGCAGACTTCCAGCTAGATCTTTGGGCAACGTGTAGGCTTGTAGATGTCGACAGTCTCACAATCTCCGGTTCATCATTCTACCTTTCCAGTGGGCTATCTGTGGTTCAGCCGATGGTGTCGAACTATGTAGGTTTAGTATTCGCGCCTATAGTGCAAGGGGTTCACCGAGATACCTTGCATGTTTGGGCAGATACAGACTCAAGTAATACAGACAATCCTAGACACCATACAATTCCATTGGTCGGTGAAGCGGGCCCCATCCCCTTACCCGTTATGGATCTGTCAATCAGCATCCTTCCGGATGATTCCGCACGACTTGAATGGTCTCCTGTTACCGAAACCATCTATGGCAATCCGGTTGTACCTGACTACTACTTGATCTTCTACAACGAGCTTGATCCCCAGGTTGAGGCCTATTGGTACTACCAAGGGGCAACTGAAACACCAGGATACACGCACTTCCTTGTGACCCGCTTCCGAAGTCTGATGAGTTATCGTGTGGTTGCTTGGAAGGGGATCAATCCTGGATTGCTTGGATTTTTGCCTGGTGATCCAATCAACAGACTTTATGACTTGTCGACACAACACAACTAG